From the genome of Apium graveolens cultivar Ventura unplaced genomic scaffold, ASM990537v1 ctg2959, whole genome shotgun sequence, one region includes:
- the LOC141700836 gene encoding uncharacterized protein LOC141700836: MAYGTEALVPVEVGLESYRTETYNVGTNSFGLKVNVDLLEEEREAAHQRNMRYLLQAAQHYDSNVKKRAFGVGDLVLRELAASMPTKQGKLQPNWEGTYKVTEVVRPGTYKLETLSGEQIKNTWHASRLRKFYQSEISKKLVFQLYAKNVSSLIK, from the coding sequence ATGGCTTATGGCACCGAGGCCTTAGTTCCTGTCGAAGTGGGCTTGGAATCATACCGAACCGAGACCTACAATGTGGGAACTAATAGCTTCGGGTTGAAGGTGAACGTAGACTTGTTGGAGGAAGAAAGAGAAGCCGCCCATCAAAGGAACATGAGGTATTTACTGCAAGCGGCACAACACTACGACTCCAATGTGAAGAAAAGGGCCTTCGGAGTAGGAGACCTAGTATTAAGGGAGTTGGCCGCATCTATGCCGACCAAGCAAGGAAAGCTCCAGCCGAACTGGGAAGGGACTTACAAAGTGACCGAAGTCGTTCGCCCTGGAACCTATAAGCTCGAAACGTTGTCTGGCGAACAAATTAAAAACACTTGGCATGCCAGTCGCCTTCGGAAATTTTATCAGTCAGAAATTTCTAAAAAGCTTGTATTTCAATTATATGCGAAGAATGTAAGCAGTCTGATTAAATAA
- the LOC141700837 gene encoding uncharacterized protein LOC141700837 — translation MYARQVYNLYQFGQAKPHMPMTFSTEDYEDVIRPHEDPLIINPIIGQNKIWKVMVDTGSSANILFHKTYCKINLAGEQLEPCNEAPLYAIGDHPIQFEGTITLPVLLGKLPYTAEKLVKFYVVRIESPYNTIFGKPFLSTFEVVESIPHLKLKFSTEKGVGKLSES, via the coding sequence ATGTACGCCCGACAGGTGTACAATCTGTATCAGTTCGGGCAAGCAAAGCCCCACATGCCCATGACCTTCAGCACTGAAGACTATGAGGATGTCATTCGCCCGCACGAGGACCCTTTGATCATCAATCCTATCATCGGGCAAAATAAAATATGGAAGGTGATGGTGGATACCGGCAGCTCAGCCAATATACTATTCCACAAAACCTACTGTAAGATAAACTTGGCGGGAGAGCAACTAGAGCCCTGCAATGAAGCCCCCCTCTATGCAATCGGAGACCATCCAATTCAGTTCGAGGGAACGATTACCCTTCCGGTCCTCCTGGGCAAGTTGCCGTATACCGCCGAGAAGTTGGTGAAGTTCTACGTGGTTCGGATTGAAAGCCCGTACAATACAATATTTGGCAAGCCCTTCTTATCTACTTTCGAAGTAGTGGAGTCCATACCTCACCTCAAACTCAAGTTCTCAACTGAAAAAGGGGTAGGAAAACTGTCCGAATCATAA